Proteins from a single region of Blastopirellula marina:
- a CDS encoding alginate export family protein, whose protein sequence is MTHSRTSWLAALAVCLGGATPFVLNAQDLVPPQSALLENAPVTRVLDEAISPSDMLIPALPISTTSNVEYAESTMMEAADASGCDPKKVAELKKKAASAYKTLYYDNNFSYLCDPCYDGCLLGEDLKRMCVGDCGVLDIGGEYRARYHHEQNMKPFLNGVDDNFLLQRLRLFANYEVNENIRIYGEMLHAVSEFETAPPRPIDENYWEMQNLFIDAKLMETCDGAWYGRVGRQELLYGSQRLVSPLDWANIRRTFDGLKAFYRSDALDIDAFATRPVRKSLNDWDSSNLDQSFYGVWSTYKKSELGTIDLYWLGYENNGGGAAGPFRYQTFGSRVNGEKHSILYDLEGAYQFGEFQNNDHNAGFFTLGFGHQFKEMCWKPKVMVYYDWASGDAIPRDGFNQLFPLAHAYLGWMDLFARNNIEDINVQLTAKPCDPWTLIVWYHIFNRQNSDDVPYTVTNNPYPGTTPAGSRYLGQEIDFMAKCQLTPRSDIIFGYSHFFTGTYFQDQNAINPNVFDGDADFFYTQFSVQF, encoded by the coding sequence ATGACCCATTCCAGAACCTCTTGGCTAGCTGCTTTGGCAGTTTGCCTGGGTGGGGCCACGCCATTTGTGCTTAACGCGCAAGACCTGGTACCGCCGCAATCGGCGCTTCTTGAGAACGCCCCGGTAACACGAGTCTTGGACGAGGCGATTTCGCCGTCGGACATGTTGATTCCGGCCTTACCGATTTCGACGACTTCTAACGTCGAATATGCTGAATCGACCATGATGGAAGCTGCCGATGCTTCCGGTTGTGACCCTAAGAAGGTCGCTGAGCTTAAGAAGAAGGCGGCCAGTGCTTACAAAACGCTTTACTACGACAACAACTTCTCTTACTTGTGCGACCCATGCTACGACGGTTGCCTGTTGGGCGAAGATTTGAAGCGGATGTGCGTTGGCGACTGCGGCGTTCTGGATATCGGTGGTGAATACCGTGCTCGATATCACCACGAACAAAACATGAAGCCATTTCTCAACGGTGTCGACGACAACTTTTTGTTGCAGCGTTTGCGATTGTTCGCCAACTACGAAGTGAATGAAAATATCCGCATTTATGGCGAAATGCTGCATGCGGTTAGCGAATTCGAAACGGCACCGCCGCGTCCAATCGATGAAAACTATTGGGAAATGCAGAACCTTTTCATCGACGCTAAGTTGATGGAAACGTGCGATGGTGCCTGGTATGGCCGTGTTGGTCGTCAGGAACTGCTGTACGGAAGCCAGCGATTGGTTTCGCCACTGGACTGGGCCAATATTCGTCGTACCTTCGACGGTCTCAAGGCTTTCTACCGTAGCGATGCCCTGGATATCGACGCCTTTGCGACGCGTCCGGTGCGGAAGAGCCTGAACGACTGGGACTCGTCAAACCTGGATCAATCGTTCTACGGCGTCTGGTCGACCTACAAGAAGAGCGAACTGGGAACCATCGACCTGTACTGGTTGGGTTACGAAAACAACGGTGGTGGTGCTGCTGGTCCATTCCGTTACCAAACGTTTGGTAGCCGTGTAAATGGTGAAAAACACTCGATTCTTTACGATCTGGAAGGTGCTTACCAATTTGGTGAATTTCAGAACAACGATCACAATGCTGGATTCTTCACCCTCGGGTTTGGTCACCAGTTCAAGGAAATGTGCTGGAAGCCCAAAGTCATGGTTTACTACGACTGGGCATCTGGCGACGCGATTCCACGCGACGGTTTCAACCAATTGTTCCCGTTGGCACATGCTTACCTGGGCTGGATGGACTTGTTCGCACGCAACAACATTGAGGACATCAATGTTCAGTTGACGGCCAAACCTTGCGATCCTTGGACCCTGATTGTCTGGTACCACATTTTCAATCGCCAGAACAGCGATGACGTCCCTTATACGGTCACCAACAATCCTTATCCAGGCACGACACCAGCTGGTTCGCGTTACCTGGGTCAGGAAATCGACTTCATGGCCAAGTGCCAACTGACTCCACGGTCGGACATTATCTTCGGGTATTCGCACTTCTTCACGGGAACGTACTTCCAGGATCAGAACGCGATCAATCCAAATGTGTTCGATGGGGATGCAGACTTCTTCTACACACAATTCAGCGTGCAGTTCTAA
- a CDS encoding sigma-54-dependent transcriptional regulator, which translates to MTTQNYLGTKRERRVLVIDDDPSVATVVRTALNQEDIRVQHAETGTTGLQQLVQFRPDVLILDHLLPDGEGLQILGRINRIDARLPVLFVTARNSSDLAIEAMKQGAFDFLAKPLQLEKVVEKTQQALESRRLMLMPVQLPSQVDPMIDGADHLIGQCPEMQEVYKAIGRAAAHDVPVLIEGEIGTGKELVARAIYQHGRRKDRPFVKVVCSDFNAEWLESELFGHEPNALSGAVDRRIGKIEQCHGGTVLLEDVSAIPQPLQSKLVRFIQDKTFERVGGHEPVQVNTTLIFTSSRNAERLTAEGVIRHDLFYLLSAFMIRIPPLRERGADLPKLVDHFVGQFCRVERIAQSGAVRTSPEALRLLSDYPWPGNVAELRSVLRRALIESRGTVIAGDYLRNALRDMPRNSDSLETKVLSSHVCDWEDFIMDKMEAGSNDLYADSVMEMERHVLTIILRKTSGNQAKAARMLGITRTSLRKKIHYLGLAIEEFVSTV; encoded by the coding sequence TTGACAACGCAAAATTATCTCGGGACGAAACGTGAACGCCGCGTCTTGGTGATTGATGACGATCCCAGCGTAGCGACCGTGGTTCGCACGGCTTTGAACCAGGAAGATATTCGTGTTCAGCATGCTGAAACAGGAACTACCGGGCTTCAGCAACTTGTTCAGTTTCGTCCCGACGTGCTAATTCTCGATCACCTACTTCCCGACGGGGAAGGTCTGCAAATACTCGGGCGAATCAATCGAATCGACGCACGACTTCCGGTTCTATTTGTCACCGCTCGCAATTCCAGTGATCTGGCAATAGAAGCGATGAAGCAAGGTGCGTTCGACTTCCTGGCCAAGCCGCTACAGTTGGAAAAGGTCGTTGAAAAGACCCAACAAGCGCTTGAGAGCCGACGATTGATGCTGATGCCGGTGCAGTTGCCATCGCAGGTCGATCCGATGATCGATGGCGCGGACCACCTGATTGGCCAGTGTCCCGAGATGCAGGAAGTCTATAAAGCGATCGGTCGAGCCGCGGCCCACGACGTCCCTGTTTTGATCGAAGGGGAGATTGGCACCGGTAAAGAACTGGTCGCAAGAGCCATCTATCAGCACGGTCGCCGTAAAGATCGTCCCTTTGTGAAGGTCGTTTGCAGCGATTTCAACGCCGAGTGGCTGGAGAGTGAACTGTTCGGGCACGAACCAAATGCCCTGTCAGGCGCAGTCGATCGGCGTATCGGTAAGATCGAGCAGTGCCACGGAGGGACCGTTTTGCTGGAAGATGTTTCAGCGATTCCGCAGCCACTGCAAAGCAAGTTGGTTCGCTTCATTCAAGATAAAACGTTCGAACGAGTTGGGGGGCACGAGCCCGTTCAGGTCAATACAACGCTCATTTTCACTTCCAGCAGGAATGCCGAAAGGCTGACTGCGGAAGGGGTGATTCGGCATGATTTGTTCTATCTGCTGAGCGCCTTCATGATTCGCATTCCTCCGCTGCGTGAACGTGGTGCCGACCTGCCTAAGTTAGTGGATCACTTCGTAGGTCAGTTCTGCCGCGTCGAACGCATCGCCCAATCAGGGGCTGTGCGTACCTCTCCCGAGGCGCTTCGGCTGTTGTCGGACTACCCTTGGCCAGGGAATGTCGCCGAGCTTCGCAGTGTCCTTCGCCGGGCACTCATTGAATCGCGAGGCACGGTCATTGCCGGGGATTACCTGCGAAATGCCTTGCGGGACATGCCTCGCAACAGCGACAGTCTAGAGACCAAGGTGCTTTCCTCGCACGTCTGCGACTGGGAGGATTTCATCATGGACAAGATGGAGGCCGGTTCCAACGATCTCTATGCCGACTCGGTCATGGAAATGGAACGACATGTGTTGACAATTATTCTTCGGAAGACATCTGGTAATCAGGCCAAGGCGGCCCGTATGCTGGGAATTACGCGTACCAGTCTCCGCAAGAAGATTCACTATCTTGGGCTGGCGATCGAAGAGTTCGTGAGCACGGTTTAA
- a CDS encoding ATP-binding protein — MLTILGQVLVQQSLEQQSSDSTVINIAGRQRMLSQKITKLALQIDISDSPFEKVEARNELRESLDLWETCHRGLQVGNEELGLPGHNSETVTELYAELEPSFQAIRQAVMSILSADLDEQDGPGITPSLDVILANEREFLAGMDQIVYTYDQEAESRVASLKRVERGLLLITLVVLLCEGLFIFRPAVSQIQRMVTRLRENAEALETAKDSAEAANQEKTRFLAKMSHELRTPMNAILGLSEVLLRGRLIDNQKNLISTIHDSAQSLMGLLTDLLDMSKLEVDTDFKLRQDPLNPKQTLDRVVEMFTHQARQRGLVLELTVSNDLDLWVLGDENRLRQVLVNLIQNALKFTTEGKVLVEAEVQRHHAHEILCNITVTDTGPGISPEDQASIFEPFKQAERDRDKHGGAGLGLSIAYRLVEAMNGRMRVVSQLGAGTTFILEIPFQKSFSPIDMTDPWRHDKTAPAEAMLSLAKANLLVVEDVEANRLVVGAMLDELSVPHRFADSIAAGFERIDEKWPEVILLDLELPDGTGFDFFQRLIERCLASDRRRPSVIALTAHATDEFRQQTEAAGMDGFLTKPVTLEGLRSVLSTISPDEPGAQEKRDFHATTESSSRQEEDNDPLSSYPEELRVKLMQVYCEHYQQQFDELIVAKESGDPKQFSFFAHKLLGMAANFGANLAVQKLRELDSTQVDLSDPTLPETLESLRNDLDELADRVQRNSTH; from the coding sequence TTGCTTACTATTCTGGGTCAAGTGCTGGTTCAGCAGAGCTTAGAGCAGCAGTCGAGTGATTCAACGGTCATCAACATCGCGGGACGCCAGCGAATGTTGAGTCAAAAGATCACCAAGCTGGCCCTGCAAATCGATATCAGCGATAGTCCTTTCGAGAAAGTGGAAGCTCGAAATGAACTGCGGGAGTCTCTCGATTTGTGGGAGACCTGCCATCGAGGGTTACAAGTTGGCAATGAAGAACTTGGTTTGCCTGGTCACAATAGCGAAACGGTTACCGAGTTGTATGCCGAACTGGAGCCCAGTTTTCAGGCCATTCGTCAGGCGGTAATGTCGATTCTATCCGCCGATCTCGACGAGCAAGACGGGCCAGGCATTACGCCGTCGCTTGATGTCATTTTGGCAAACGAACGAGAATTTCTGGCCGGAATGGACCAGATTGTTTACACCTACGATCAAGAAGCAGAGAGCCGCGTCGCTAGTTTGAAGCGAGTAGAACGAGGGCTGCTGTTGATTACTCTGGTTGTTCTGTTGTGCGAAGGGCTGTTCATTTTTCGGCCAGCGGTCAGCCAGATACAGCGGATGGTCACACGGCTTCGCGAAAATGCGGAAGCATTGGAAACAGCCAAGGATTCCGCCGAGGCCGCGAATCAGGAGAAGACCCGTTTCCTGGCCAAGATGAGCCACGAACTGCGCACACCGATGAATGCCATTCTGGGGTTGTCTGAGGTGCTTCTGCGCGGTCGTCTGATCGACAACCAAAAGAATCTTATCAGTACGATACATGATTCCGCCCAGTCGTTAATGGGGCTGCTGACCGACCTTCTCGATATGTCGAAGCTGGAAGTTGATACGGACTTCAAGCTACGGCAGGATCCGCTCAATCCGAAGCAAACTTTGGATCGGGTCGTCGAGATGTTCACCCACCAGGCCCGGCAGCGAGGCTTGGTATTGGAGCTGACCGTATCAAACGATCTCGATCTGTGGGTGCTGGGTGATGAAAACCGTCTGAGACAAGTTCTGGTGAATCTGATTCAGAATGCCCTGAAGTTTACGACCGAAGGAAAAGTGCTGGTCGAAGCCGAAGTGCAACGGCATCATGCCCACGAAATCCTCTGCAATATCACGGTGACCGACACGGGACCAGGTATCTCGCCCGAAGATCAGGCATCGATCTTCGAACCTTTCAAGCAGGCCGAACGCGATCGTGATAAGCACGGAGGCGCGGGACTGGGATTGAGTATTGCATACCGTTTGGTGGAAGCGATGAATGGCCGGATGCGGGTCGTCAGCCAGCTAGGAGCCGGAACGACATTCATCCTGGAGATACCCTTCCAGAAATCATTCAGCCCAATCGATATGACCGATCCGTGGCGGCATGATAAGACTGCTCCTGCGGAAGCAATGCTTTCGCTGGCGAAGGCGAACTTATTGGTCGTCGAAGATGTCGAGGCAAATCGCCTTGTGGTCGGAGCGATGCTTGACGAACTGTCGGTCCCCCATCGATTTGCCGATTCGATTGCCGCAGGCTTCGAGAGAATCGATGAGAAATGGCCGGAAGTCATCCTGCTGGACCTGGAACTTCCCGATGGCACTGGTTTCGACTTCTTCCAGAGGTTAATCGAGCGTTGTCTCGCTTCCGATCGGCGGCGTCCCTCGGTGATTGCCCTGACGGCACATGCGACCGACGAATTTCGTCAACAGACGGAAGCTGCCGGCATGGATGGCTTTCTGACCAAGCCGGTGACTCTCGAAGGCTTGCGGTCGGTGCTTAGCACGATAAGCCCTGATGAACCAGGTGCCCAAGAGAAAAGAGACTTTCACGCGACAACGGAAAGCAGTTCCAGGCAAGAGGAAGACAACGATCCCCTTTCGTCTTATCCCGAAGAACTTCGGGTGAAATTGATGCAGGTTTACTGTGAGCATTATCAGCAACAATTCGATGAACTCATTGTGGCCAAAGAATCGGGCGATCCGAAGCAGTTCTCTTTCTTCGCTCACAAGTTGCTGGGTATGGCCGCTAATTTTGGAGCCAACTTGGCCGTTCAAAAGCTGCGCGAGTTAGATTCCACCCAGGTCGATCTCTCCGACCCGACACTGCCAGAAACCTTAGAGTCGCTTCGTAACGATTTGGATGAGTTGGCCGATCGCGTCCAGCGCAATAGCACCCACTAG
- a CDS encoding CmpA/NrtA family ABC transporter substrate-binding protein, whose protein sequence is MNWTGLWNRHALFTPLLAIVLLAGCAESKSTGPSLDELDLSSLAATVDTEAAKSSDTPTTETDTVATLAAPEKNNLKLGFIKLTDCAPLVIAKEKGFFADEGLQVDVEAQPNWKTLLDRVINGELDGAHMLSGQPIAATIGIGTEAHIITAFTMDLNGNGITVSNNIWQKMQENDAKLKSPTPPHPISADSLRPVVDEYQASGTPLKMGMVFPVSTHNYELRYWLAASGIHPGMYTETDTVGETNADVLLSVTPPPMMPTVLEAGNIQGYCVGEPWNQQAVAKGIGVPVTTNYDVWKNNPEKVFGVTKRWNDENPNTHVAVIKALIRAGKWLDETDADGKFVNREEACRILAKPNYVGADYDVIKNSMTGFFYFQKSDKRPMPDFNVFFKYHCTYPWYSDGVWFLTQMRRWGQITEPKSAQWYDETAKKIYRPDIYRKAAENLVAAGQLTDAEVPAKDTDGYKPPTEKGDFIDGVIYDGHDPIGYLNAHTIGNKDN, encoded by the coding sequence ATGAACTGGACTGGACTTTGGAATCGCCACGCACTGTTTACCCCACTGCTCGCGATTGTGTTATTGGCTGGCTGTGCGGAATCGAAATCGACTGGCCCGAGCCTGGACGAACTTGACCTGAGTTCCCTTGCTGCCACCGTCGACACCGAGGCTGCTAAGTCTTCCGACACCCCCACCACTGAAACCGATACGGTGGCCACGCTGGCCGCCCCGGAAAAGAACAACCTGAAGCTCGGCTTCATCAAGCTGACCGACTGTGCCCCGCTGGTGATTGCCAAGGAAAAGGGGTTTTTCGCTGATGAAGGTCTGCAGGTCGACGTCGAAGCCCAGCCCAACTGGAAGACCCTGTTAGACCGCGTGATTAACGGCGAGTTGGATGGTGCTCATATGCTTTCCGGCCAGCCGATCGCCGCCACGATCGGTATCGGGACCGAGGCCCACATCATCACGGCCTTCACGATGGACCTCAACGGGAACGGCATCACCGTCTCGAATAACATCTGGCAGAAGATGCAAGAGAACGATGCCAAACTAAAGAGCCCTACCCCTCCCCACCCGATCTCGGCCGATTCACTTCGCCCGGTTGTCGACGAGTACCAAGCCAGTGGTACGCCCCTGAAGATGGGTATGGTCTTCCCCGTATCCACGCACAACTACGAACTACGGTACTGGCTCGCCGCTTCCGGCATTCACCCTGGCATGTATACCGAAACCGATACCGTGGGCGAAACCAACGCCGACGTCCTGCTTTCGGTCACACCACCGCCGATGATGCCAACCGTGCTGGAAGCCGGCAACATCCAAGGCTACTGCGTCGGTGAACCTTGGAACCAGCAAGCGGTCGCCAAGGGAATTGGCGTTCCGGTGACCACCAACTACGACGTCTGGAAGAACAACCCAGAAAAAGTATTCGGTGTGACGAAACGCTGGAACGACGAAAATCCGAACACCCATGTCGCCGTGATCAAGGCGCTGATCCGTGCCGGCAAGTGGCTGGACGAGACCGATGCCGACGGCAAGTTCGTCAACCGTGAAGAAGCCTGTCGCATTCTGGCTAAGCCCAACTACGTGGGTGCCGACTACGATGTCATCAAGAATTCGATGACTGGCTTCTTCTACTTCCAAAAGTCGGACAAGCGTCCGATGCCTGACTTCAACGTCTTCTTCAAATACCACTGCACCTATCCCTGGTACAGCGATGGGGTATGGTTCCTGACGCAGATGCGACGCTGGGGCCAAATCACTGAGCCCAAGTCGGCCCAGTGGTATGACGAAACGGCCAAAAAGATCTATCGTCCCGACATCTATCGCAAAGCTGCGGAAAACCTGGTTGCTGCCGGTCAACTGACCGACGCGGAAGTCCCCGCCAAGGATACCGACGGCTACAAGCCGCCAACGGAAAAAGGAGATTTCATCGACGGGGTCATCTACGACGGACACGACCCGATCGGTTATCTCAACGCTCACACCATTGGCAACAAAGACAACTAA